One Bombus fervidus isolate BK054 chromosome 2, iyBomFerv1, whole genome shotgun sequence DNA segment encodes these proteins:
- the Mrps35 gene encoding mitochondrial ribosomal protein S35, whose amino-acid sequence MLSLIRRYETQNITTALKIMKLSLSSSASIDDDIEFRVLQILPSEKKVTNKKTEVNIFTDLKIKTTNEMSVNQDWQTIWPAARTFHPDIVPFPLQQGYKNKKGIHPNKYGNAELLKIPNFLHLTPPVVKRHCEALKKFCTRWPEELETDEACVKYFPVEIITSDYCYSSPTIREPLARIVNLRVRLSSLHLDAHAKDKILRLVGDRYNPNTDIITITADRCPTRKQNLDYVKYLLTALFHISWRFEPWETEKSEVDMEYYDWDKSKSRKTLTSMYSWPKMPTDPNYECIPHVTEYKIAVSDLINKGEDQFSINKYKQAVKNVLNLKSENFKNK is encoded by the exons atgTTATCGCTAATAAGACGTTACGAAACTCAAAATATTACAACGGCATTAAAAATCATGAAACTTTCGTTATCATCTTCTGCGAGCATCGATGATGATATAG AATTTCGGGTATTGCAAATACTACCAAGTGAAAAGAAAGTTACAAACAAAAAGACAGAAGTAAACATATTTAcggatttaaaaattaaaactacAAATGAAATGTCAGTTAATCAAGATTGGCAGACAATTTGGCCTGCTGCACGAACATTTCATCCTGATATCGTACCATTTCCTTTACAACaaggatataaaaataagaaaggtaTACATCCTAACAAATATGGAAATGCAGAGTTACTGAAAATTCCAAACTTCTTACATCTTACTCCACCTGTTGTTAAAAGACATTGCGaagcattaaaaaaattttgtacgaGATGGCCAGAAGAATTGGAAACAGATGAAGCATGTGTAAAATACTTTCCTGTTGAAATAATTACATCTGATTATTGTTATTCTTCTCCTACAATAAGAGAACCTCTTGCTAGAATAGTTAATTTGAGAGTAAGACTATCCTCTTTGCATTTAGATGCTCATGCTAAAGATAAAATACTTAGGTTAGTGGGTGATAGGTATAATCCTAATACagatataataacaataactgCAGACAGATGTCCAACTAGAAAACAGAATTTAGATTATGTAAAGTACCTACTAACTGCATTGTTTCATATATCTTGG CGTTTTGAACCATGGGAAACAGAAAAATCTGAAGTAGATATGGAATATTATGATTGGGATAAAAGTAAAAGCAGAAAAACTTTAACGTCCATGTATAGTTGGCCAAAAATGCCAACTGATCCCAACTATGAATGCATCCCACATGTAacagaatataaaattgcagtttctgatttaataaataaaggagAAGATCAATTTTCAATCAATAAATACAAACAAGCTGTTAAAAATGTGTTAAACCTAAAATCtgagaattttaaaaataagtaa
- the Parvin gene encoding beta-parvin — protein MSSPRPKSPRPPISMRKDEKEESFWDKIGTLGRKKRIKEVQEVQEEGKYAIDSPGFAANPEMPPEEYALDENEERSMIEPRSLEDSKLKELIFVLIEWINDELADQRIIVKNIAEDLYDGQVLQKLLEKLTGKKLDVPEVTQSEEGQKQKLAVVLSAANQVLGRHPPYKWNVESVHSKNIVAILHLLVGLARQFRAPVRLPERVAAQVVVVRKKDGQLIHRTVREEITSTYDDLGMRCERDAFDSLFDHPADKLAVVKKSLISFVNKHLSKVHLEVTDLDTQFHDGVFLTLLLGLLEGFFVPLGSFHLTPKTHDHKVHNVSFAFDIMQDIGLPKPKARPEDIVNLDLKSTLRVLYNLFTKYKSMN, from the exons ATGTCGTCTCCACGTCCAAAATCTCCACGACCTCCTATTTCGATGAGGAaggatgaaaaagaagaaagtttctGGGATAAGATTGGGACCTTGGGTCGAAAAAAGCGTATCAAAGAAG tGCAAGAGGTACAGGAGGAAGGGAAGTATGCAATTGATTCACCAGGATTTGCAGCCAATCCAGAGATGCCACCAGAAGAATATGCGTTAGATGAAAACGAGGAACGTTCAATGATAGAGCCTAGGTCTTTGGAAGATTCTAAActtaaagaattaatatttgtcCTGATTGAATGGATCAACGATGAATTAGCCGACCAGCggattattgttaaaaatattgcagAAGATTTGTATGATGGACAGGTACTACAGAAACTATTGG aaaagttGACGGGAAAGAAGTTAGATGTTCCTGAAGTGACTCAATCAGAAGAAGGTCAGAAACAGAAATTAGCAGTTGTGTTGTCAGCTGCTAATCAAGTATTAGGACGGCATCCTCCTTACAAATGGAACGTAGAATCTGTTcattcaaaaaatattgttgccattttacatttattggtTGGTTTGGCAAGGCAATTCCGAGCGCCTGTTAGATTGCCAGAAAGAGTAGCTGCTCAGGTTGTCGTTGTGCGTAAAAAGGATGGCCAGCTAATACACAGAACGGTTAGAGAAGAAATTACATCAACGTACGATGATTTGGGAATGCGTTGCGAACGAGACGCTTTCGATAGTCTTTTCGATCATCCGGCTGATAAATTAGCTGTAGTTAAAAAG TCATTGATTTCTTTCGTCAATAAACACTTGAGTAAAGTTCATTTGGAGGTGACAGATTTAGATACGCAATTTCATGATGGTGTTTTTTTAACTCTTCTACTTGGACTTCTCGAAGGTTTTTTCGTACCTTTAGGTAGTTTTCATCTGACACCTAAAACACATGATCATAAGGTACATAACGTTTCATTTGCATTTGATATTATGCAAGATATTGGTCTACCAAAACCTAAGGCTCGCCCAGAAG ATATTGTAAATTTGGATCTAAAATCAACTCTACGAGTATTGTACAATTTATTCACAAAATACAAAAGCATGAATtaa